One Malus sylvestris chromosome 14, drMalSylv7.2, whole genome shotgun sequence DNA segment encodes these proteins:
- the LOC126598911 gene encoding uncharacterized protein LOC126598911, translating to MDAMFTCVENFLPDNYEVQNQVINIEMSKYKKREGGFGRHLAEIGCIKNDDNYDPVSWWSTYGNRVPNLQRIAIKILSLTTSSSGCERNWSTFEGIHTKKRNRLDTTMLNNLVYVQSNAKIMTKKEKENGKKMDILLASEASMAQGWIVEGGDEEVELDLGMDGEALDVDSSLDPRRSSRNVEVRELHEEDFVSDEDMEEEGDVRKLSLSWRESSRDMERKRLRPNFATLQVSYIITHFLFLSFCILCVFELQTY from the exons ATGGACGCCATGTTTACTTGTGTTGAGAATTTCCTCCCTGACAACTATGAAGTCCAAAATCAAGTAATAAATATAGAGATGTCAAAGTATAAGAAAAGAGAGGGTGGATTTGGAAGACATTTGGCCGAGATTGGATGCATAAAGAATGATGACAACTATGATCCAG TTTCATGGTGGTCTACTTATGGTAATCgtgtacctaatttgcaaaGAATTGCTATAAAGATTCTCTCAttgactacaagttcatccGGGTGTGAGAGAAATTGGAGCACTTTTGAAGGGATACATACAAAGAAAAGGAATAGACTAGATACAACAATGTTAAATAATTTAGTCTATGTCCAATCCAATGCAAAGATCATGaccaagaaggaaaaagaaaatgggaAGAAAATGGATATACTACTTGCTAGTGAAGCTAGTATGGCCCAAGGATGGATTGTGGAGGGTGGTGATGAAGAAGTTGAGCTTGATTTGGGAATGGATGGAGAGGCATTAGATGTGGATTCTTCCTTAGACCCTAGGAGGAGTTCTAGAAATGTTGAAGTAAGAGAACTTCATGAAGAAGATTTTGTATCAGATGAGGAcatggaagaagaaggagacgtaAGGAAGTTGAGTTTGAGTTGGAGAGAGTCTTCAAGGGACATGGAGAGGAAGAGATTGAGGCCTAACTTTGCAACTTTACAAGTATCTTATATTATTACACATTTTTTAttcctttcattttgcattttatgtgtttttgaatTGCAAACTTATTAG